The Atribacter laminatus genome contains the following window.
GGAGGTATTCATTGTTGAAGGAATCAATGATAGCGAATCCGAGCTTTACCTAATAAGAGATGCTATAAGCCGCATTTCACCTGACCGGGTTCAATTGAATTCCTTGGACCGAAACCCTGCCGAAGATTGGGTCAATTCAACCTCTCCCCAGCGATTAATTGCCATCGCTGAGTTCTTAGGAGCAGAACTCCTCTCGAAAAATTCCATTAACATTCAAGTCGACGCCTTGGTGTAGGAACTGAATTTTTTGGGATGGAAACGAGTCTGCTTCACCAACAAATATCTTTACCCTTGGTGAACTGGTTTGATACTCATCAAAGGAAACTTCCCTGGCGTGAGGAATATTCTCCCTATTCAGTATGGATTTCTGAAATCATGCTCCAACAAACCCAAGTCGACCGGGTGATTCCCTACTATCTCCGCTGGATGCAACGATTCCCTACCCTTGAATCGGTATCAATAGCTTCTTATGAGGAGTTATTAAGGCTATGGGAAGGGATGGGGTACTATTCCAGAGTAAAATTTATTCATAAAACGTCGAAAATTATTTTAAATCAGTTTGGTGGCCAATTTCCCGAGAACCTTGATGAGCTTCTTAAGCTTCCTGGTATAGGACCCTACACAGCGGGTGCCATCATGAGTATTGCCTTTAATCAAAATTATCCTCTGGTTGATGGGAATGTAATACGGATTCTTGCTCGAATTTTTAATATTGAAAATTCAGTTGAACATAGAGAAACCAAAAATTTTATTTGGAAAAAAGCTGAGGAACTCATTCTCCCTGGGCGGGCTCGATGGCTTAATCAGGCATTGATGGAATTAGGTGCGCTTATTTGTACACCCAAATCTCCGGTTTGTCAGGGGTGTCCGGTTCAAAAACCTTGTTTGAGTTTTCATCTTGGATGTACTGAACAAAGGCCAGTAGTTCAACCTTCAAAAAAGGCCATTCCAATAAAAGTGGTTGTGGGGGTTCTTCAAAAAGATGGTTTGTTCTTTATTCAACAAAGACCTGCAAATGGTTTGATGGCAGATTTATGGGAATTTCCTGGTGGAAAAATAAACCAGGGAGAAAGACCCGAGGATGCTTTGGTTCGGGAATTTCAAGAAGAACTTCAATTTAATGTTCAAGTCGGGGAAAAAATTATAACTTTGAAGCATGGATATACTAACTTTTCGGTGACTCTTCATGCCTATTTTTGTAAATTAGTTCCAGAAAATCAATCACCGATCCTCCATTTTGCCTCCGACTATCGCTGGATTAAATCCGAAGATTTCAGAGCTTACGCTTTTCCTGCTGCTAATCGCCGATTAATAAATTTATTAAATAAACTATAGAATAATTAGGGTGAATACTTCAATCGAGGTAATTAAAAAATTTTGAATTGAAAAGACCAAAAACTACCCTTTTTTTGTGTCAAATAATATTGAGAGTTTCCTTTTTGTATTTCTTTAACCTGAATTCTTGTATTAAAAAGTTTAAAGATTTTATTATTGGTCCTTTTTTATATTCTCATTTTCAAAATTGCATGAAGTAAGCAAAAGGCAAGTCTTTTCTGAATGGTATAAATTGAATTAGACAGGTATCATATGAAATATTTTAAGGTGAATCTTTTAGAAAGATAATTCGTAAAAAATTCTAATAGATATAAATATTTATTGATTAATATGAATAGTGTCTTATGGTTAAAGGATTTTTTTAAAGGAGGGAAATGAATGTATAAAACACTTCTTATGGTTTATTCTTGGCTTTTGTTAATTATGGGTATTTTAGGAGCCATTCCTGGTATTGGAATAGGAACTGAACCAATATGGCATGCAGTTTTAAAAATTATTTTAGGATTGATTGGTATTTTGGTAACTTTTAGGAAAGAAAAATAGTAAGATTCGAGATTTACTGAGTAATTATCATAAAGCCGGTCTGAGTTCAGACCGGCTTTATGATTTATGGACGACTTCGGCAATCGCTTGAATATGTTTTTCGGTAGTCCCACAACATCCCCCAACCAGGTTTATATTCAAATCGAGGAGCTCTTTAGCGCCCTGAGCGAAATCTTCAGGCGTTTCGCTATAAAAGACCTGGCCGCCTTGAACTTTCGGAATACCAGCATTAGGTTTACACAAAAGATAACCAGGATAATGTGATCGATAAACACCAGCTATTTTAACCATTTGCTTCATACCTGTACCGCAATTGGCACCTAAAACAGCGATCGGATAGGATTGAAAAACTTGGGTGATTTTTTCCGGTGTTTCACCCATCAAAGTGGTAAACCGTCCATCTTCTCGTGGTTCAAAAGTAAAGCTGGATATAACCTCGCCGCCAAGCTCTAAAATAGTTTCGGTAGCAGCTATTGACTCGGCTGATGATATAAAAGTTTCTAAATTAAAAATTTTGATTCCTTCGGAAAGAAGTATATCTACCTGTTCTTTGAAAACATCTTGGACGTCTTTTTTGGTAAGGTCACCATAAGGTTCAATAAAATCTCCTACTGGTCCTAATGATCCACAGAGGAGCGTGGAAGAACCAAGGGTTTCGCGAGCAATTTTCACGGCTTGACGATTGATTTCACGGATTTTTCTTTCTAATCCGTATTTTTTAAGAATTAAGCGATTTGATCCAAAAGTATTAGTTTGTACAATATCTGAACCTGCTTCAACATAACTGCGAATAATATCGTAGACAATGTCGGGGTGAGAAATATTCCACTCATCAGGAAGATGGCCAGCCGGTAATCCTGCTTTTTGTAAACGTGTTCCCATGGCTCCATCGAGAACCAATTTTTTCTTTGATAGTAAGTCAGTAAGCATAGTTTTGCTCCTGCTGAATAAAACCTTTAATCAAGGTATATACAATTAACAGTCTGGGGATATTATTCAATATTTATTGAAAGAAATCAATAAAAAGTTAATGTTTTTCTAATAAAAACTCAATTATAATATTAAGGATCATGTTTTGACTTAAAGTTTTTGGTACAATAAACTTTAGGAGTAATAAAAGAGAGCAAGTGAATAAAAAAATAAATTACCATTGAGTTTTTAATTTTTTTAAGAATAAGCCAATAAAGAATCAAATATTTGATAGATTAACGGGGGTGTTGAAATGTATTTATTAGGAACTGATATAGGAACACAAGGAACAAAGTCTGTTCTGGTTAATGAGAAGGGTGAATTGATAAGCGAAGGCTTTAAAGAATATGGAGTTATAACCCCCAGACCTTCCTGGGCGGAACAATGGCCGGATATTTGGTTGGATGCGGTGGTAGAAACCTTAGCGGAATGTGTGAAAAAGTCAGGGATCAAACCATCTGAAATCGCAGGAGTTGCCATCAGTGGTCTCTATGGTGGTTCAGGAGTGCCGGTGGATAAAGATATGAATCCGCTAAGACCATGTTTAATTTGGATGGATCGACGAGCTCGTGCTGAGACCCAGTGGGTGAAAGATAATGTTCCCAAAGAAACCATATTTGGAATTACCGGAAATTATGTAGATTCATATTTTGGATTTACCAAGATGATGTGGATTCGCAATAACGAACCGGAAATTTGGAATAAAATTTATCAGTTTGTTACACCCAAGGATTATGTTGTATATAAGCTGACCAATCAATTGGCTATTGATTATTCTTCGGCTGGTAACATCGGAGGTGTATTTGATATAAAAAAGCGAACTTGGTCGGATGAAATGTGTCAGATATTAAATATCCCTCGAAGAATGTTATGTGAACGCATCGTGAAATCCTCTGATATTGTTGGACCATTAAATCGAGAGTTCTCTAATCGGACCGGACTTCTGGAAGGAACTCCAATCGTTGCAGGTGGTATCGATGCGCCAGTTGCACAGCTTTGTGCTGGAGTATTGAGCGAAGGTGAACACGTAGCCATGGCAGGTACCTCAATGTGTTGGGGTAGTGTTCACGGGGGACAATATCTCACTCCAGGTTTGGTGAGCATGCCTTATGTAGTATATGATGATCAAAAAATATATACATTTGGTGGAAGTGCTACCTCAGGAGCCTTAGCTCGTTGGTTTCGGGACGAATTTGGTCAGTATGAGAAAGAAGTCAGTAAAAATACTGGCATATCAGCTTATACTTTACTTGAATTAGAAACCAACGGAATTGGGCCTGGGAGTGAGGGAGTCATTGTTCTTCCTTATTTTATGGGCGATCGTTCTCCGATTTGGGATCCTGATGCTCGTGGAACGATTATGGGTTTGTCTCTCTATCATACTCGAGCTCACGTTTACCGAGCTATGTTAGAAGCGGCAGCTTATTCATTAAGACATAACATGGAAGAAGCAATTAAGGTTGGAATGAAGCTCGATCCCGACTGTTGGATTGTAGGCGGTGTCGCCAAATCAAATTTTTGGGTTCAAATATTTGCTGATATCACTGGATTTAATATGAAAAGACTTTCAAAAGATGTCGAAGCACCCTTTGGCGATGCATTTCTGGTTGGTTTGGGAACCGGGGTTTTCGATAAACCCGAACGTATCAAGGAATGGGGCGATTTTCGACCAGTTATTACTGTTAACCAAGAAAACCATGCTCTTTATAACAAATACTATAAAGTTTTCCGTGATCTCTATGAAAATACCAAAAACATCATGAAAGAGCTGGTTGAGATATAATATATAATTGTTAAAAAATATTTATTGTTTGATTGTGGAATAGAAAAAGATAAATTCCACAATCAATTTATCAAAAAAAAATTGAATGTCGAATTCATTGTGAGAAAATAATGGTAATATTAAACAAGAATAGGTTAAAATAGAGCCTTGGAGAGGAAAGAAATGAATAGTCGAGAACGAATCAGGAAAACAATAAATCATCAAGAACCCGATCGAGTCCCTCTGGATTTGGGAGGGATCGTAAGTGGTATTACTCGAGTGGCTTATCGCAACCTCAAAAATGAACTTAATTTTCCAATTTCTTCAAGTGAATGTGTGATTGATCGAATTCAGCAGCTGGTAAAACCTGATGAAAAGATTCTTGATCGGTTTCAAATCGATACCAGGTATGCTTATCAAGAAGTTCCTCAGGAAATATGGAGCAAGGATACCCCGGATTCTATTTGGGTGGATGAATGGGGTATAAAGCGGCGTTTTACTGGACTCTATTTTGATATGATAGGGCATCCGCTTTCTCAAGTGGAATCCCTAGCAGATCTTAAAAAATTATCATGGCCTGATCCACATCAAGATCAAACCTCCTATGATTTACTTCAAAACCAAGTTGAAAAATTATATCAAAGCGAGAAAGCGATTATTGTCAATATCATTGGCTCCTGTTTTGAATTTGGTTGGTATCTACGTGGGTTTGAAAAAATTATGATGGATTTGGCACTCAACCCTGATTTAGCCTGTGGTATTTTAGATATTATGCTTGAGTTTCAAATAGGACAATTTGATGAGTTGCTTAGTCGAACTGGAAACCTTGTAGATGTGATTCTATGTGGGGACGACTTAGCCACTCAGAATAGTCCGTTTGTTTCTCTTGATTTTTATCGCCGGTATATTAAACCTCGCCAGAAAAAGCTCTACGATTTTATCAAAACCAAAACCAATGCGCCCATTTTTTATCATTCCTGCGGTGCAGTATCTTCTTTCATACCAGAATTAATTGAAATTGGCGTTCAAATCCTTAATCCGGTTCAAGTAAAAGCACGGGGTATGGATTTATGCAAACTAAAAAAAGAGTTTGGGAAGCAAATAGTTTTCTGGGGTGGGATTGATACCCAATACATTCTTCCTTTTGGAAAACCATCGGAGGTTCGAGACGAGGTACGGCGCCGGATTGACGAATTAGCTCCAGGAGGTGGTTATATATTGGCGGCAGTCCATAATATTCAGGCCGATGTACCGCCCCAAAATATTATCGCTATGTTTGAAGAAGCTATTCAATATGGGAGGTATTAAAACCTGGAATTCCTGATAGGAGGTGGTGCGATTAAATAGGTTATTAAGAATTAAATTCTAAATGAAAACTGAGAAAAATATTAGGAGGGCAGAAAATGAAAAAAAATTGGTTAATTTTATTAATTATTACGGTGTTAATGATAAGTATGTCTTCTCTCGCTTTTGGTCAGGAGAAACCTGGCGAGGGTATGTACTTTCGTTTAGTAACCCATGGTGGCGATGACCCCTTCTGGGCGGTTGTCCAGCAAGGTATGTTGGAGGCGGCCAAAGAATTAGGTTGCCAGGTTGATATTGATTTAGCTGGTTCGGATTTAGCTCTGCAGCAAAAAAGATTGGCTGAAGCCGTCGCTCAAAAACCGAATGGGATCGCTTTAGTTGTTAATGATGATACCGCTTGGGATAAACCGGTTGAGGAGGCTTTGGCTGCTGGTATACCAGTTATTGGAATAAATAACGACGATTCTCAAGGCCCTGCTGGGAATAAGCGACTTTGCTATATCGGCCAAAGTGAAGAAAGAGCTGGATACATGATTGGATTACGCTTGTTCCAGGAAGCAAAAGAGAAGGGAATTGATCTCACCAAAGCTCACGTAGCCATGCCGGTTGAAGTTCCGGGAGCTAATTACGGTGTTGTTCGTTCTAATGGTATTAAAAGAGCGGGCGAAGAATTTGGAATCACTTCGTTTGAGATTATTGATGGTGGCGGTCTGGAAATGACCACCATGGAACAAAGAGAAACTTCCTATCTCTTAGCTCATCCAGAAACCACTTTTATGATCGGTTTAGGTGGAATCGCTACTGACCGCTTGACCGATTCTCTTAAGGCTGCTGGTAAAGAACCGGGTGAGGTTATTGCTGGAGGATTTGATACCACTGCTGCAACTCTTAACGGATTACGGGAAGGGTATGTAACGGCAACTATCGATCAGCAGCAATTCTTGCAGGGTTATTATGCAGTATATGTACTTTATCTCTACAATAAATATGGATTTACTCCAAATATAGATACCGGTGGGTACTTGGTTGATAGTATTGAAAAGATTGACTTGATTGAGAAGCTTTCTCCATTACATGTCAGATAAATTTAGATTCCGGCTGGTCGCTAAAGTAACCAGCCGGAATTTTCTGATGTTATACCATACCATATGATAAAAGAGGTCGGAAGATGAACTCCTTACGAAAAATATTGACCTTCCGCTCATCAAACACTTTATGGGTTTTTATCGCTTTAGTAGTTGTTTTTTCCCTTTTTACTCCCAATCGGATTTTTATTAATGTACGGAATATTTCTGCCATTGGAAAACTTTTTCCTGATCTGGGGATCATTACCCTCGGAGTCGGGATGTTGATGGTATGTGGAGAATTTGATCTGTCGGTAGCAGCAGTACTCCCTTTTTGTTCGTACGTATTTGCACGTCTTCTTTTTATTGGAACCAGTCCATTAATCAGTTTTATCGTTGCTGTTTTAGTAGGCATGGTTTTAGGCTATTTAAATGGATTTATTACGGTGAAAACCCGGATGCCTTCGTTTATTACTACCTTGGGAACTCTGTGGTTTTGGAGAGGAATTCTCTATGTTTGGTCCAAAATGATGCCCATGAGTATTCGTACTTATGTTCCCAATAACACTCCTTTTCAGTTGGCCATGGCCGGTAATTTGACCCCCTATTTTCCTGTCCAGGTACTGTGGTTTCTCATTTTTGCTGTGATACTGGGAATTATTCTCCATTATCATCGCTT
Protein-coding sequences here:
- the mutY gene encoding A/G-specific adenine glycosylase, which gives rise to METSLLHQQISLPLVNWFDTHQRKLPWREEYSPYSVWISEIMLQQTQVDRVIPYYLRWMQRFPTLESVSIASYEELLRLWEGMGYYSRVKFIHKTSKIILNQFGGQFPENLDELLKLPGIGPYTAGAIMSIAFNQNYPLVDGNVIRILARIFNIENSVEHRETKNFIWKKAEELILPGRARWLNQALMELGALICTPKSPVCQGCPVQKPCLSFHLGCTEQRPVVQPSKKAIPIKVVVGVLQKDGLFFIQQRPANGLMADLWEFPGGKINQGERPEDALVREFQEELQFNVQVGEKIITLKHGYTNFSVTLHAYFCKLVPENQSPILHFASDYRWIKSEDFRAYAFPAANRRLINLLNKL
- a CDS encoding homocysteine S-methyltransferase family protein; protein product: MLTDLLSKKKLVLDGAMGTRLQKAGLPAGHLPDEWNISHPDIVYDIIRSYVEAGSDIVQTNTFGSNRLILKKYGLERKIREINRQAVKIARETLGSSTLLCGSLGPVGDFIEPYGDLTKKDVQDVFKEQVDILLSEGIKIFNLETFISSAESIAATETILELGGEVISSFTFEPREDGRFTTLMGETPEKITQVFQSYPIAVLGANCGTGMKQMVKIAGVYRSHYPGYLLCKPNAGIPKVQGGQVFYSETPEDFAQGAKELLDLNINLVGGCCGTTEKHIQAIAEVVHKS
- a CDS encoding FGGY-family carbohydrate kinase translates to MYLLGTDIGTQGTKSVLVNEKGELISEGFKEYGVITPRPSWAEQWPDIWLDAVVETLAECVKKSGIKPSEIAGVAISGLYGGSGVPVDKDMNPLRPCLIWMDRRARAETQWVKDNVPKETIFGITGNYVDSYFGFTKMMWIRNNEPEIWNKIYQFVTPKDYVVYKLTNQLAIDYSSAGNIGGVFDIKKRTWSDEMCQILNIPRRMLCERIVKSSDIVGPLNREFSNRTGLLEGTPIVAGGIDAPVAQLCAGVLSEGEHVAMAGTSMCWGSVHGGQYLTPGLVSMPYVVYDDQKIYTFGGSATSGALARWFRDEFGQYEKEVSKNTGISAYTLLELETNGIGPGSEGVIVLPYFMGDRSPIWDPDARGTIMGLSLYHTRAHVYRAMLEAAAYSLRHNMEEAIKVGMKLDPDCWIVGGVAKSNFWVQIFADITGFNMKRLSKDVEAPFGDAFLVGLGTGVFDKPERIKEWGDFRPVITVNQENHALYNKYYKVFRDLYENTKNIMKELVEI
- a CDS encoding uroporphyrinogen decarboxylase family protein encodes the protein MNSRERIRKTINHQEPDRVPLDLGGIVSGITRVAYRNLKNELNFPISSSECVIDRIQQLVKPDEKILDRFQIDTRYAYQEVPQEIWSKDTPDSIWVDEWGIKRRFTGLYFDMIGHPLSQVESLADLKKLSWPDPHQDQTSYDLLQNQVEKLYQSEKAIIVNIIGSCFEFGWYLRGFEKIMMDLALNPDLACGILDIMLEFQIGQFDELLSRTGNLVDVILCGDDLATQNSPFVSLDFYRRYIKPRQKKLYDFIKTKTNAPIFYHSCGAVSSFIPELIEIGVQILNPVQVKARGMDLCKLKKEFGKQIVFWGGIDTQYILPFGKPSEVRDEVRRRIDELAPGGGYILAAVHNIQADVPPQNIIAMFEEAIQYGRY
- a CDS encoding substrate-binding domain-containing protein; translation: MKKNWLILLIITVLMISMSSLAFGQEKPGEGMYFRLVTHGGDDPFWAVVQQGMLEAAKELGCQVDIDLAGSDLALQQKRLAEAVAQKPNGIALVVNDDTAWDKPVEEALAAGIPVIGINNDDSQGPAGNKRLCYIGQSEERAGYMIGLRLFQEAKEKGIDLTKAHVAMPVEVPGANYGVVRSNGIKRAGEEFGITSFEIIDGGGLEMTTMEQRETSYLLAHPETTFMIGLGGIATDRLTDSLKAAGKEPGEVIAGGFDTTAATLNGLREGYVTATIDQQQFLQGYYAVYVLYLYNKYGFTPNIDTGGYLVDSIEKIDLIEKLSPLHVR
- a CDS encoding ABC transporter permease translates to MNSLRKILTFRSSNTLWVFIALVVVFSLFTPNRIFINVRNISAIGKLFPDLGIITLGVGMLMVCGEFDLSVAAVLPFCSYVFARLLFIGTSPLISFIVAVLVGMVLGYLNGFITVKTRMPSFITTLGTLWFWRGILYVWSKMMPMSIRTYVPNNTPFQLAMAGNLTPYFPVQVLWFLIFAVILGIILHYHRFGNWVFATGDNRDAARAMGIKTDLVKIICYVIVGALCGFCACMQAVRLGSFAATQGVNFEFKAVAACVVGGTSLRGGIGSMLGIVLGALIIPIIDNGLILMRVPVFAISAFIGLATVLFVLLNTYIERKMR